One window of the Posidoniimonas polymericola genome contains the following:
- a CDS encoding PEP-CTERM sorting domain-containing protein (PEP-CTERM proteins occur, often in large numbers, in the proteomes of bacteria that also encode an exosortase, a predicted intramembrane cysteine proteinase. The presence of a PEP-CTERM domain at a protein's C-terminus predicts cleavage within the sorting domain, followed by covalent anchoring to some some component of the (usually Gram-negative) cell surface. Many PEP-CTERM proteins exhibit an unusual sequence composition that includes large numbers of potential glycosylation sites. Expression of one such protein has been shown restore the ability of a bacterium to form floc, a type of biofilm.), whose amino-acid sequence MKFANLYDPLTTLVAMVVVSLITSAVDAHTGRRFVVEVVGGQLRVQGENTGASDGAPAIRDYPNSIHDHWVNVTPAPGSLLGPFASAFLPDFEVPIDASFTLLKDHELSLHLTRASQWADPPAMPTAGVVPTLTPLDAGQVIRIESTGGVVDTTGLGSLVLSPSVPPGGILDIPVNYQVGGHPSNTIHLLEFTLSATPTNPSVEDVIADSDPIYIMLAPDGPDKLTREHYASLYLEEYLATVGRPVPEPATIIALLLLTPWAVGRRPAR is encoded by the coding sequence ATGAAATTCGCCAACCTGTACGATCCGCTTACGACTCTTGTTGCCATGGTTGTGGTGAGCCTGATCACCTCAGCCGTCGACGCCCATACAGGCCGCCGATTCGTAGTCGAAGTGGTGGGGGGGCAACTGCGTGTCCAGGGCGAAAACACCGGCGCCAGCGACGGCGCCCCAGCTATCCGCGACTACCCGAACTCGATCCACGACCATTGGGTCAACGTGACGCCTGCGCCCGGATCACTGCTGGGGCCCTTTGCATCCGCGTTCCTGCCCGATTTTGAGGTTCCGATCGACGCGTCGTTCACGCTGCTGAAGGACCACGAACTGAGCCTTCATCTGACCAGGGCATCGCAGTGGGCCGACCCGCCGGCCATGCCGACCGCCGGAGTGGTCCCCACGCTGACGCCGCTGGACGCCGGGCAGGTCATCCGGATCGAGTCGACCGGCGGCGTGGTCGACACCACCGGCCTCGGTTCGCTCGTGCTAAGTCCATCGGTGCCGCCGGGCGGCATCCTCGACATTCCGGTGAACTATCAGGTCGGTGGTCACCCGAGCAACACCATCCACCTGCTCGAATTCACCCTGTCGGCGACGCCGACGAATCCATCCGTGGAGGACGTGATCGCCGACAGCGACCCGATCTACATCATGCTGGCGCCTGATGGCCCCGACAAACTGACCCGCGAGCATTATGCGTCGCTCTATCTGGAAGAGTATTTGGCGACCGTTGGGCGACCGGTTCCCGAACCCGCGACAATCATCGCCTTGCTGCTGCTCACGCCATGGGCAGTGGGCCGCCGGCCGGCACGCTAA